From one Gemmatimonadaceae bacterium genomic stretch:
- a CDS encoding 5'-methylthioadenosine/S-adenosylhomocysteine nucleosidase → MRFPPLRATLLVAAVAGLTACASVRPAAPTRDAVPRIAVMSAFDAEWEQLRAATQVTGTRVINGRTHYIGRLAGQDVVLLLSGFSMINAAMTTQALLDRFSIRSIVFSGIAGGVNPGLHVGDVTVPARWGAYQEQVFARETPTGFDPGRETGGVPNFGMMFPRAMTVAVPGAPADSLERRFWFPVDSGALATARLVARSVTLARCTASGACLEHTPQVVAGGNGVSGPTFVDNAAYREYAWRTFRADALDMETAAVALVAYEHGVPYIAFRSLSDLAGGGPGRNEVATFGRLAAANSASLVIAYLRALPAR, encoded by the coding sequence TTGCGGTTCCCGCCCCTGCGTGCCACCCTCCTCGTCGCTGCCGTCGCCGGCCTCACCGCCTGCGCCTCCGTCCGGCCGGCCGCGCCCACCCGCGACGCGGTGCCGCGTATTGCCGTGATGTCGGCATTCGACGCGGAGTGGGAGCAGCTCCGGGCCGCCACCCAGGTCACCGGCACCCGCGTCATCAACGGCCGGACACACTACATCGGACGCCTGGCCGGGCAGGACGTGGTGCTCCTCCTGAGCGGCTTCAGCATGATCAACGCCGCCATGACCACCCAGGCGCTGCTGGACCGGTTCTCGATCCGCAGCATCGTCTTCTCCGGCATCGCCGGCGGCGTGAATCCCGGGCTGCATGTGGGTGACGTGACGGTGCCGGCGCGGTGGGGTGCCTACCAGGAGCAGGTCTTCGCCCGCGAGACACCCACCGGCTTCGATCCCGGCCGCGAGACGGGGGGCGTGCCGAACTTCGGCATGATGTTCCCCCGCGCCATGACCGTCGCGGTCCCCGGCGCCCCGGCCGACTCGCTCGAACGGCGGTTCTGGTTCCCGGTCGATTCCGGCGCGCTCGCCACCGCGCGCCTGGTGGCGCGGTCGGTCACGCTGGCGCGGTGCACCGCCAGTGGGGCCTGCCTGGAGCACACGCCGCAGGTCGTGGCCGGCGGCAACGGCGTGAGCGGACCGACGTTCGTGGACAACGCCGCCTATCGCGAGTACGCGTGGCGCACCTTCCGTGCCGATGCCCTCGACATGGAAACGGCCGCGGTGGCGCTGGTGGCGTACGAGCATGGCGTGCCGTACATCGCGTTCCGGTCACTCTCCGACCTGGCCGGTGGCGGGCCGGGACGAAACGAGGTCGCGACGTTCGGGCGGCTCGCCGCGGCGAACTCGGCGTCGCTGGTGATCGCCTATCTCCGGGCGCTGCCGGCGCGGTAG
- a CDS encoding dodecin domain-containing protein produces MAVAKVIEIIAGSAKSFEDAVAQGVARASETLEGISSAWVKDQSVVVEKGKVVEYRVTMKVTFMLQGAAPAAKKKR; encoded by the coding sequence ATGGCAGTCGCCAAGGTGATCGAGATCATTGCCGGCAGTGCAAAGAGCTTCGAGGATGCGGTGGCGCAGGGTGTCGCACGCGCCTCCGAGACCCTCGAGGGCATCTCGTCGGCGTGGGTGAAGGACCAGAGCGTGGTGGTGGAGAAGGGCAAGGTGGTGGAGTATCGCGTGACGATGAAGGTGACCTTCATGCTGCAGGGCGCCGCACCGGCAGCGAAGAAGAAGCGCTGA
- a CDS encoding PQQ-binding-like beta-propeller repeat protein encodes MARTKSGPMVIGIGGHAVRIDASTGNEVWRTKLKTTSFTTVMVEDGRVYAGAGGELFCLDLRTGEILWRNKLKGLGMGVIAFSGASDAAVQAANQQQQRAAIAAAT; translated from the coding sequence ATGGCTCGCACGAAATCAGGGCCGATGGTGATCGGGATCGGCGGGCACGCCGTGCGGATCGATGCCAGCACGGGGAACGAGGTCTGGCGCACGAAGCTCAAGACCACCTCGTTCACGACCGTGATGGTGGAGGACGGCCGCGTGTACGCCGGTGCCGGGGGGGAGCTGTTCTGCCTGGACCTGCGCACCGGCGAGATCCTCTGGCGCAACAAGCTGAAGGGCCTGGGCATGGGTGTGATCGCGTTCAGCGGCGCATCCGATGCCGCGGTGCAGGCCGCAAACCAGCAGCAGCAGCGCGCGGCCATCGCTGCCGCCACCTGA
- a CDS encoding M20/M25/M40 family metallo-hydrolase, producing the protein MTGRRGLLTMARLVRVLAAGTAVPALMGAQTVPTTDAAASAVAAWLHLDAPPGGEQRAIAGLRPVLTGWSSDAFGNLVRRSGSGSPRRVVACAMDVPGFVVSQVTDDGYLRLHRAGVPSHPLWDQFHEAQQVRVLTPRGDVTGVVAITNGHFARQHRGDTAVATVDQLWVDVGAGSASGVSALGISLLDPVVATRPVWTYAGHAAGPGAGARAGCAAVATAATAPVATGETIFVLSTQRSFGWVGLAAVLARAGAVDEVTLLDEGRGTASDQRVPSARLGALRKAALGRVRTRDSVRIITPQVRYAGSLVESVTGAEAQALLSRALRAAGATITTMPWVAPPVDTVPRDAARRDAYALTESVFRSIADLPGVPGHEFRVRDAISALLPSWARAVAVTDTAGNLVIGAGPERDSVAFIAHMDEVSFEVEGINADGTVRLTRKGGVVLSAWEGQPSYLHFDRDAAGTVAPSLRGVFVPRDSARVRAPASLVAWYGVDSAGLVARGVRVGMGVTAYKRAARLAGTRLTGRGSDDRTGSTALLLAMRRIDPSALRHRVLFVFSTREEGGLFGASAFAAEHGRGLKRVYSIDTFVSSDTPLEQPMFALTPLGRGAVLRGLDDGSIVPPAERQRIMRIAAAQRIPLQVGTTHGATDGSAVAGFGAPNVGLSWPGRYSHTPGEVLDLRDVDALIRLIAAVAVAP; encoded by the coding sequence ATGACGGGACGCAGAGGACTGCTGACGATGGCGCGGCTTGTACGCGTGCTCGCGGCCGGAACGGCCGTGCCGGCGCTGATGGGTGCGCAGACCGTTCCCACGACCGATGCCGCAGCGTCGGCCGTGGCCGCCTGGCTGCACCTCGACGCGCCCCCCGGCGGCGAGCAGCGGGCGATCGCCGGGCTGCGCCCCGTGCTGACCGGCTGGAGCAGCGACGCGTTCGGGAACCTCGTGAGGCGAAGCGGCAGCGGGTCGCCGCGCCGCGTCGTGGCCTGTGCGATGGATGTGCCGGGCTTCGTGGTGAGCCAGGTCACCGACGACGGCTACCTGCGACTGCATCGCGCCGGTGTTCCGTCGCATCCGCTCTGGGACCAGTTCCACGAGGCGCAGCAGGTGCGCGTGCTCACGCCGCGCGGGGACGTCACGGGCGTGGTGGCCATCACGAACGGGCACTTCGCACGACAGCACCGCGGCGACACTGCCGTGGCCACCGTGGACCAGCTCTGGGTGGACGTCGGTGCAGGCTCTGCCTCGGGGGTGTCGGCGCTCGGCATTTCGCTGCTGGATCCCGTCGTGGCCACGCGTCCGGTGTGGACCTACGCCGGCCATGCGGCCGGTCCCGGCGCCGGTGCTCGCGCCGGGTGCGCCGCGGTGGCAACGGCCGCCACCGCGCCGGTGGCGACCGGGGAGACGATCTTCGTGCTCAGCACCCAGCGGAGCTTCGGCTGGGTGGGCCTGGCGGCGGTGCTCGCACGGGCCGGCGCGGTGGACGAGGTCACGCTGCTGGACGAAGGACGGGGCACCGCCAGTGACCAGCGGGTGCCCTCGGCGCGCCTGGGTGCGCTGCGGAAGGCGGCGCTTGGCCGCGTGCGCACGCGCGACAGTGTGCGCATCATCACACCGCAGGTGCGCTACGCCGGCTCCCTCGTCGAATCCGTCACCGGAGCCGAGGCGCAGGCGCTCCTGTCCCGCGCGCTGCGTGCCGCTGGCGCCACCATCACCACCATGCCCTGGGTCGCGCCGCCCGTGGACACCGTGCCGCGGGATGCCGCACGCCGTGATGCGTACGCGCTCACTGAGTCGGTCTTCCGCAGCATCGCCGACCTGCCCGGTGTGCCGGGCCACGAGTTCCGCGTGCGCGACGCGATCAGCGCGCTGCTGCCGTCATGGGCGAGGGCGGTGGCGGTGACCGACACCGCCGGCAACCTCGTGATCGGCGCCGGTCCCGAGCGGGATTCGGTGGCGTTCATCGCACACATGGACGAGGTGTCGTTCGAGGTGGAGGGTATCAACGCCGACGGCACCGTGCGCCTCACGCGGAAGGGCGGGGTGGTGCTGAGCGCCTGGGAAGGACAGCCGTCGTACCTGCACTTCGATCGCGACGCCGCGGGAACCGTCGCCCCGTCGCTGCGCGGCGTGTTCGTGCCGCGCGACTCGGCACGGGTGCGTGCGCCGGCAAGCCTCGTGGCGTGGTACGGCGTGGATTCCGCCGGGCTGGTGGCGCGCGGCGTGCGCGTTGGCATGGGCGTGACGGCGTACAAGCGTGCCGCACGGCTGGCCGGCACGCGGCTCACCGGTCGCGGCAGTGACGACCGCACCGGGAGCACCGCCCTCCTGCTGGCGATGCGGCGCATCGATCCCTCGGCGCTCAGGCATCGCGTGCTCTTCGTGTTCTCCACCCGCGAGGAGGGTGGCCTGTTCGGCGCCAGCGCCTTCGCGGCGGAGCACGGCCGCGGGTTGAAGCGGGTGTACAGCATCGACACCTTCGTGAGCTCCGACACCCCGCTCGAACAGCCGATGTTCGCGCTCACGCCGCTGGGGCGTGGCGCCGTGCTGCGCGGCCTCGACGACGGCTCGATCGTGCCGCCGGCGGAGCGGCAACGCATCATGCGCATCGCGGCGGCACAACGCATCCCGCTGCAGGTCGGCACCACCCACGGTGCGACCGACGGCTCGGCGGTGGCCGGCTTCGGCGCGCCGAACGTGGGCCTCTCCTGGCCGGGCCGCTACTCGCACACCCCGGGCGAGGTGCTCGACCTGCGGGACGTCGATGCACTGATCCGCCTGATCGCCGCCGTTGCCGTCGCGCCCTGA
- a CDS encoding insulinase family protein codes for MRLPLLVLLTSGAVVPLQSQSAPADSLPAAAFALSARLPIDTSVRIGTLPNGLRYYVRQNSRPEDRIELRLVVNAGSVLEDADQQGLAHFTEHMAFNGTRSFARNDIVKYLGSIGVRFGPDLNAQTGFDETIYILPVPADSAAILRQSFRFLSEVASGILFDSADVVAERGVVLAEWRTGLGAGERIRAKQFPVVFRGSRYAERLPIGRPEILETVLPAPLRRYWRDWYRPDLMAVIAVGDANPDSLVSQIRQHFAGLAAPSVRRPRPAVTVPSHGGTLVSIATDREVPTSSVSVLWKRRPTVIRTVADMRRSMLATLRDQMFNERLGELTRRPDAPIVAAQAGGGALVRASEYSSLDAVAKEGRVLEALELLLTEGARVLRHGFLPAELDRARTELLRDYERAYAERDKTPSASLVGSYAGHFLSGEAIPGIAFEYELAKRLLPGVTLAQVNATATVRSGAANRVVTVTMPEKEGLVPPTEAAVRAVFPRVDAATIAPWTETVADGALVPQPPVPGRIVGERVDVALDITEWTLSNGAKVYVRPTDFNADQVLMTAWSPGGMSVLPDSDVFRGAIATTVIGNGGAGAYSQVDLGKKLSGKAAAVTPFIGDLSQGLNGRASPKDLETMLQLAWLRLTAPRQDSLAFRALLQQFEAVLKNRDANPMAVFLDTVTMTLGNGSPRVTTLSPERLRELEPDRLLSIYRERFADAGHMTFLFVGNVNATELKPLVERWIAPLPVAQPAAWRDVSPPRLAGQVEKVVRKGVAPQSRTLLVMSGAGAWSREESETFTALGELLETRLLDRLREALGATYSVSVNAVSARRPREEWQLLVDFGSAPAQADTLFAIVRQELDSLRRVAPSAAEVDRVKEQRRRQLELAHRQNSYWLETLRDRLEHGEDPGSLFAAEPIVAALTPERLAAAARRYLTEQNRARFVLLPETPPRP; via the coding sequence ATGCGCCTTCCGCTGCTGGTCCTGCTCACCTCCGGTGCCGTCGTGCCGCTGCAGTCGCAGTCCGCCCCTGCCGACTCGCTGCCAGCCGCCGCCTTCGCACTCTCCGCGCGCCTGCCCATCGACACCAGCGTGCGCATCGGCACCCTGCCGAACGGCCTGCGCTACTACGTGCGCCAGAACTCGCGTCCCGAGGACCGCATCGAGCTGCGGCTGGTGGTGAATGCCGGCTCGGTGCTGGAGGATGCGGACCAGCAGGGGCTGGCGCACTTCACCGAGCACATGGCGTTCAACGGCACGCGCAGCTTCGCGCGCAACGACATCGTGAAGTACCTCGGGTCGATCGGCGTGCGCTTCGGCCCCGACCTCAATGCGCAGACGGGGTTCGACGAGACGATCTACATCCTGCCGGTACCGGCCGACAGCGCCGCGATCCTGCGGCAGAGCTTCCGCTTCCTCAGCGAGGTGGCCAGTGGCATCCTCTTCGACTCGGCCGACGTGGTGGCCGAGCGCGGCGTGGTGCTGGCGGAGTGGCGCACGGGGCTGGGCGCCGGGGAGCGCATCCGCGCGAAGCAGTTCCCGGTGGTGTTCCGTGGATCGCGCTACGCGGAACGGCTCCCGATCGGCAGGCCGGAGATCCTCGAGACGGTGCTGCCGGCGCCGCTGCGGCGCTACTGGCGTGACTGGTACCGCCCCGACCTGATGGCGGTGATCGCGGTCGGCGATGCGAACCCCGACTCGCTGGTCTCACAGATCCGGCAGCACTTCGCCGGCCTCGCGGCGCCGTCGGTGCGTCGGCCGCGTCCTGCGGTCACCGTGCCGTCGCATGGCGGCACGCTGGTGTCGATCGCGACCGACCGGGAGGTGCCCACGTCGTCGGTGAGCGTGCTCTGGAAGCGCCGGCCGACCGTCATCCGCACGGTGGCGGACATGCGTCGGTCGATGCTCGCCACGCTGCGCGACCAGATGTTCAACGAGCGCCTTGGTGAGCTCACGCGCCGGCCGGATGCGCCGATCGTCGCCGCGCAGGCGGGTGGCGGCGCGCTGGTGCGTGCGTCGGAGTACTCGTCGCTCGATGCGGTGGCCAAGGAGGGGAGGGTGCTCGAGGCGCTGGAGCTGCTGCTGACCGAGGGGGCGCGCGTGCTGCGGCACGGGTTCCTGCCGGCGGAGCTCGACCGCGCGCGCACGGAGCTGCTGCGCGACTACGAGCGTGCCTACGCGGAGCGCGACAAGACGCCGTCGGCTTCGCTGGTGGGATCGTACGCCGGTCACTTCCTCTCGGGCGAGGCGATCCCGGGCATCGCGTTCGAGTACGAGCTGGCGAAGCGCCTGCTCCCGGGGGTCACGCTGGCGCAGGTGAACGCCACGGCGACGGTGCGCTCGGGTGCGGCGAACCGGGTGGTGACGGTGACCATGCCGGAGAAGGAGGGGCTGGTGCCGCCCACCGAGGCCGCGGTGCGGGCGGTGTTCCCGAGAGTGGACGCCGCGACGATCGCACCGTGGACCGAGACCGTGGCCGATGGCGCACTGGTGCCACAGCCGCCGGTGCCGGGTCGCATCGTCGGGGAGCGCGTCGACGTGGCGCTCGACATCACGGAGTGGACGCTGTCGAACGGGGCGAAGGTGTACGTCCGGCCCACCGACTTCAACGCCGACCAGGTGCTGATGACGGCCTGGTCACCCGGTGGGATGAGTGTGCTCCCGGACAGCGACGTGTTCCGCGGTGCGATCGCCACCACGGTGATCGGCAATGGTGGTGCCGGTGCGTACTCGCAGGTGGACCTCGGGAAGAAGCTGTCGGGCAAGGCGGCGGCGGTGACACCGTTCATCGGCGACCTGTCGCAGGGGCTGAATGGCCGGGCCTCACCGAAGGACCTCGAGACGATGCTGCAGCTGGCCTGGCTGCGGCTCACGGCACCGCGCCAGGACAGCCTCGCCTTCCGTGCACTGCTGCAGCAGTTCGAGGCGGTGCTGAAGAACCGCGATGCGAACCCGATGGCGGTCTTCCTCGACACGGTCACCATGACACTCGGCAACGGCAGCCCGCGCGTCACGACGCTCTCCCCCGAGCGGCTGCGCGAGCTGGAGCCCGACCGGCTGCTGTCGATCTATCGCGAGCGTTTCGCCGATGCGGGCCACATGACGTTCCTGTTCGTGGGGAACGTGAACGCCACCGAGCTGAAGCCGCTGGTGGAACGGTGGATCGCGCCGCTCCCGGTGGCGCAGCCGGCCGCCTGGCGCGACGTCTCGCCGCCGCGGCTGGCGGGGCAGGTGGAGAAGGTGGTGCGGAAGGGCGTGGCTCCGCAGAGCCGCACGCTGCTGGTGATGAGCGGCGCGGGCGCGTGGAGCCGTGAGGAGTCGGAGACCTTCACGGCGTTGGGCGAACTGCTGGAGACGCGCCTGCTGGACCGGCTGCGCGAGGCGCTGGGTGCCACCTACTCGGTGAGCGTGAACGCGGTGTCCGCCCGCCGTCCGCGCGAGGAATGGCAGCTCCTGGTGGACTTCGGCTCGGCGCCGGCGCAGGCCGACACGCTGTTCGCCATCGTGCGCCAGGAGCTCGACTCGCTGCGCCGCGTGGCACCGTCGGCGGCCGAGGTGGACCGGGTGAAGGAGCAGCGGCGCCGGCAGCTGGAGCTGGCGCACCGGCAGAACAGCTACTGGCTGGAGACGCTGCGTGACCGGCTGGAGCATGGCGAGGATCCCGGGAGCCTGTTCGCGGCCGAGCCGATCGTGGCGGCGCTCACGCCGGAGCGGCTGGCGGCGGCGGCGAGGCGGTACCTGACGGAGCAGAACCGGGCGCGGTTCGTGCTGCTGCCGGAGACTCCACCGCGCCCGTAA
- a CDS encoding NCS2 family permease, which translates to MHRYFDFAGNRTSYRAELLAGLTTFLTMAYIIIVNPAILEAAGIPRGPSMTATIISAAFGTLVMGVYAKKPFAIAPYMGENAFIAFTVVKGMGFPWQTALGAIFLAGVLFTVLTVFKVRSWLANAIPVSLKHSFAVGIGLFLTFIGLNQVGVVSLGVPGAPVALGNIAAPTTLLAITGFVVTALLLVKRWSGALIAGILVTTLLSFLLGVTPLPATFVSAPPSLAPILGQLDIAGALSVQGLPIVVIIFILAFVDTIGTLIGLSARAGWLDAEGNLPGIEKPMMADALVNLVAPFVGTTTCGAFVESAAGIEAGGRTGLTAVVVAALFLCALFFAPLLTIIPPHAYGIALVAIGILMVAPIAKLDFSDYTELIPAFLTIVLMSFTFNVGVGMTAGLLLYPLMKLLTGRAREVPPPLWVLAAMSVVFFAVYPYH; encoded by the coding sequence ATGCACCGCTACTTCGACTTCGCCGGCAACCGCACCAGCTACCGTGCCGAACTGCTGGCCGGCCTCACCACGTTCCTGACGATGGCGTACATCATCATCGTCAACCCCGCCATTCTCGAGGCGGCCGGCATCCCGCGCGGACCGTCGATGACCGCCACGATCATCTCGGCGGCATTCGGGACGCTGGTGATGGGGGTGTACGCGAAGAAGCCGTTCGCCATCGCCCCGTACATGGGCGAGAACGCGTTCATCGCCTTCACGGTGGTGAAGGGCATGGGCTTCCCATGGCAGACGGCACTCGGCGCCATCTTCCTCGCCGGCGTGCTGTTCACGGTGCTGACCGTGTTCAAGGTCCGGAGCTGGCTCGCGAACGCGATTCCCGTCTCGCTCAAGCACAGCTTCGCGGTGGGGATCGGGCTGTTCCTCACCTTCATCGGCCTCAACCAGGTCGGCGTGGTGTCGCTCGGCGTGCCGGGGGCGCCCGTCGCGCTGGGGAACATCGCGGCGCCCACCACGCTGCTGGCCATCACCGGGTTCGTGGTCACGGCGCTGCTGCTGGTGAAACGCTGGAGCGGCGCGCTGATCGCGGGCATCCTCGTCACCACGCTGCTGTCGTTCCTGCTCGGCGTCACGCCGCTGCCGGCCACGTTCGTGAGTGCGCCGCCGAGCCTGGCGCCGATCCTGGGGCAGCTCGACATCGCCGGCGCCCTGTCGGTGCAGGGGCTGCCGATCGTGGTGATCATCTTCATCCTCGCCTTCGTCGACACGATCGGCACGCTGATCGGGCTCTCGGCGCGCGCGGGCTGGCTGGATGCCGAGGGCAACCTGCCGGGCATCGAGAAGCCGATGATGGCCGATGCGCTGGTGAACCTGGTGGCCCCGTTCGTGGGCACCACCACCTGCGGTGCGTTCGTGGAATCGGCCGCGGGCATCGAGGCAGGCGGGCGCACCGGCCTCACCGCGGTGGTGGTGGCGGCGCTGTTCCTCTGCGCCCTCTTCTTCGCCCCGCTGCTGACCATCATCCCGCCGCACGCCTACGGCATCGCACTGGTGGCCATCGGCATCCTGATGGTGGCCCCGATCGCGAAGCTCGACTTCAGCGACTACACCGAGCTCATACCCGCCTTCCTCACCATCGTCCTGATGAGCTTCACGTTCAACGTGGGCGTGGGCATGACGGCAGGTTTGCTGCTGTATCCGCTGATGAAGCTGCTCACGGGCCGGGCGCGCGAGGTACCGCCGCCGCTCTGGGTGCTGGCCGCGATGTCGGTGGTGTTCTTCGCGGTGTATCCGTACCACTGA
- a CDS encoding amino acid permease, with translation MTSQQGLVRSLGQVQAVALNMSNMVGAGPFITIPLIIAAMGGPQCMLGWVLGAVLALSDGLVWSELSAAMPGTGGTYVYLREAFRGTMLGGVLPFLFIWQFILSAPLEIASGYIGFAQYAGYFLPGMTTTTARLISTAVGLIVIALLYRRIASVGKLTVVLWAGMLLTVLVVIVSGLTHFNAALVLDFPPGAFTFSVGFVSGLGSAMLIAMYDFSGYFDICYVAGEVKNPAKVIPRAILWSVVAVALMYALVNLSLMAVIPWREAMKSTFIVTEFMQRLYGPKAAAAVTVLVMWTAVASVFALLLGYSRIAWAAAAEGDFFRVFARLHPTGQFPHVALLVLGGLSILCSFVPLGDVISALLTSRILIQFVGQIAALHVLRQRKGMEFPFRMWFYPVPSLIALTGWLYIFATSGWGFAGLGVATVVAGVAAYHVWVRTRGSAAGG, from the coding sequence GTGACTTCCCAGCAGGGCCTCGTCCGCAGCCTCGGCCAGGTCCAGGCCGTCGCGCTCAACATGAGCAACATGGTCGGCGCCGGCCCGTTCATCACCATCCCGCTCATCATCGCGGCGATGGGTGGCCCGCAGTGCATGCTCGGCTGGGTACTCGGCGCCGTGCTCGCGCTCAGCGACGGACTGGTCTGGAGTGAGCTCTCCGCCGCGATGCCCGGCACCGGCGGTACGTACGTCTACCTGCGCGAAGCCTTCCGGGGCACGATGCTCGGCGGGGTGCTGCCGTTCCTCTTCATCTGGCAGTTCATCCTCTCCGCGCCGCTCGAGATCGCGTCGGGATACATCGGCTTCGCGCAGTACGCCGGCTACTTCCTGCCCGGCATGACCACCACCACCGCGCGGCTGATCAGCACCGCCGTCGGCCTGATCGTCATCGCACTGCTCTACCGGCGGATCGCCTCGGTGGGCAAGCTCACGGTGGTCCTGTGGGCCGGCATGCTGCTGACGGTGCTGGTGGTGATCGTGAGCGGGCTCACGCACTTCAACGCCGCCCTCGTCCTCGACTTCCCGCCCGGGGCCTTCACCTTCTCGGTGGGCTTCGTGTCCGGCCTCGGCAGCGCGATGCTGATCGCGATGTACGACTTCAGCGGCTACTTCGACATCTGCTACGTGGCCGGCGAGGTGAAGAACCCGGCGAAGGTGATCCCGCGCGCGATCCTCTGGTCGGTGGTGGCGGTCGCACTGATGTACGCCCTCGTCAACCTGAGCCTGATGGCGGTGATCCCGTGGCGCGAGGCGATGAAGTCCACCTTCATCGTGACGGAGTTCATGCAGCGGCTGTACGGGCCGAAGGCGGCGGCGGCGGTGACGGTGCTGGTGATGTGGACGGCGGTGGCCTCGGTCTTCGCGCTGCTGCTCGGCTACAGCCGCATCGCCTGGGCTGCCGCGGCCGAGGGCGACTTCTTCCGGGTGTTCGCGAGGCTGCATCCCACCGGGCAGTTCCCGCACGTGGCGCTGCTGGTGCTCGGCGGGCTCTCGATCCTCTGCAGCTTCGTCCCGCTCGGGGACGTGATCTCGGCCCTGCTCACGTCGCGCATCCTCATCCAGTTCGTGGGACAGATCGCGGCGCTGCACGTGCTGCGCCAGCGCAAGGGCATGGAGTTCCCGTTCCGGATGTGGTTCTATCCCGTACCGTCGCTGATCGCGCTCACCGGCTGGCTGTACATCTTCGCGACCTCCGGCTGGGGCTTCGCCGGGCTGGGCGTGGCGACGGTGGTGGCAGGCGTGGCGGCGTATCATGTGTGGGTCCGGACACGGGGCAGTGCGGCGGGCGGATGA